Below is a window of Mucilaginibacter sp. PAMC 26640 DNA.
AGACTTACAAGAAAAGTTGGAGAAAAATAACGATAAAAAAGTAGATCAGAAACTGGTGCTTCGTGCCCGCTTATTTGATATGGTAGTGAACGACTGGGACCGCCATGGCGGGCAGTGGCGCTGGGAGAAAAACAAAATCGATGACGATGTTTACGAACCTATCCCACGCGACCGTGATAAAGTATTTTACAATACCGGCGGTATTTTCTTTACAGTGGGCTCGCTCATAAAACCAAATCTGCAGCCCTATACCGATCACATCAGGCGGGTGGACCTTTTCAATTACAATACGGTAACTTTTGACCTTTATTTTTTAAATGAGCTGAATCAAAAAGATTGGGAGGAGCAAATTGCGTATGTGCAAAACGCATTGAGCAACGAACTGATCACCCGCTCGGTGAAGCTGATGCCGGCAAATGTATATGCAGTCTCTGGCCCAGGCATCATTAAAACATTTAAAAAACGCCGGGACAACATGAAAAAAATTGGCCTCAGCTACTATCGCTTCTTAGCGCAGCTGGTAGAAGTGCCCGCATCCAACAAAGATGAGCGATTTGTAATCACCAGTAAGGAAGACGGTGATGTACAGGTGGTGATCAAAAAAATTAAAAAAGACAGCACCGAAAAAACTATTTACAAACGAACATTTAAACGTAAAAAGACGACAGAGATTCGTCTGTACGGTTTAGATGGAAATAATACTTTTGAAGTTAAGGGCAGCAAACCGCTCGCTATTAAGGTTAGAATGATCGGTGGCAACGATACCGACACTTACCAGATAGATACCGCCTTAAAAAGTCGCGGCAAGCTGTACATTTACGACCGTAAAGATCAACCCAACAATTTACCATCCCGCTCTGATGTTCATTTAAAACTTTCTGCAGATACTGCTATCAATCGGTACAAGCATCCCGAAAATAAATACAATACTATTACCCCATCGGGTGGACTAGGTTACAGTACAGAGGATGGCTTGCAACTAGTAGCCGGGTTAAACTACGTTAAATACGGTTTCCAAAAAGAACCCTACGCCAGTTTGCAACAATTAAAGGTAAATTATACTCTTGGACGACATTCGTTCATCTTCAATTACAACGGCGAGTTTAAACAGGGTATTGGTAAAACAGATTTGCTAATCAACGCTGTGTTACGCGGACCAAACAACACCAATAACTTTTTTGGCTTGGGCAATGTTGGGGAGTTTGTAAATGAGGGACAAAAAAAGTTCAGATATTACCGCAACCGCTATGATTATGCCGTGGCCGATGCAAGGCTGGCACACCAATACAAAAACTGGCAAATTAGCGGTGGCATAATAGCCCAATATTACACAGCAAACGCCGAAAACAATGAAGACCATTTTTTAAGCGAATATAATCAGCTGCACCCCGAACTTAATTTATTATCCAGCAAGTTGTACACCGGCCTTATTGCAGGTGCCACGCTTGATACCCGTAACAACAAGCAGTTTGCCAGCAAAGGCTTGGTGTGGAAAACAACCCTAACGGGTCTAACGGGCATCAATGTTGCCGACCATAGCACCGCTTCTGTCCTATCTACCTTTACATTTTTTGCACCGTTAAAAGATTCCACTATTGTGTTCGCCGACAGGATTGGAGCGGGCACCATGGTTGGCAAAGGAGAATTTTACCAAATGATGAATCTGGGTGGCCTGAGTCTTCGCGGATATCACACCAGCAGGTTTATAGGCAACAGTATGCTTTACAACAATGCCGAAGTTCGTGCCAAACTATTTGACTTCCACAATTACCTGCTGCCATCAGCAGTGGGTGTAATATTATTTGATGATACAGGCCGGGTTTGGCTTAAAGGAGAAAAATCAAACACTGTCCACAATACCTATGGGGGCGGCGTTTTCCTCACCCCTTACCATGCATTTCTTTTTGAAGCGGTGCTGGGGAAAAGTCCGGAGGGAACATTGGTATATTTTACTTTAGGCTTTAGGTACTAATACTTACTGTGCCTTATCCCAACTGCCTACATTATATTTTCCGTTCCAACGGGCCATGATGAATCGCGCCAGAATACCCGGACGTTTGATCTTGCGGGTTTGCAGGAGGTTTATTGCATACAGCAATTGCTCACCCATTTTATCATAACTCATGTCATCGATAATGTTCGATGATGCAGCCGACATTTTTTCCTTTTGGCTTAAAGGCAGCCGGATATATCTCAAAATAACATCTGCCATATCTTGCATATCCAATGGGTCAAAGCGGTATCCATTAACCCTTTCTTTTAACAATCCTTGCGCGGCGTTTACTTTATCGCTCAGCAGCATGGGTAATCCTGCAGCCATCCCTTCATTTACTACCAGGCCCCAGCTTTCCCAAAGGCTGGCCAGTATAAATGCATCAGACCGGTGATACCATTCCGGGATCTGATCATTATCCACGGCACCCAAAAACTTTACTGTAGTTAAACCTAGCTCATCCCGCAGACCGGCTAAACTGGCTTGTTCCGGTCCGTCACCAATGATCAGTAGTTCGTAGCTGGTGCCGGCGTTTTGTACCACCTGCCAGGCGCGCAAAAGGTTATCCAGGTTTTTAACGGGTACTAGTCTGGCTACACAAATAATGGTTTTATTATCCAGTTTTGGTTTGCCGGGATTTTTAAACAGTCGGTTGTTTACCGTATCGAAACCGTAAAAGATTATGGACGATTTTTGATGATAGGTGGTGTACTCATTATCATAATCAGGTGTTGGCAGCCATAAAGCGTCCGATTGGCCTATCAGGAGATCTTTAACAAACTGCACTACCGGGTTGCGCTTTATTTGCGATGTTTTGCCATCATCAAACATGATGAAACGCTTGTTGTGTCGCCTGGCCCAGCGTAAACCCAGGGCTCCGGCGTAAAACACAATGGATGGGCCAATGATCACATCGGCGTTCAGCTCGTCGGCTACTTTAAAGAGCCGTTCGGCGATAGTAGCCGGGGAAAGGTCTTCGGCGCTTTGATTGGGGAACAGGCAGGTCCACCACTCCTCTTTGTTATCGTAGCTGTCAAACGCATACGGCGAACCGGTACCAAAAAGCTCCACAGCGTAAAGGCTTATGTTATACCCTGCCAAATATTCCCGTAAAAAAACAAGCCTTCCTTTCCAGTAAACCCTAAAATCGTTATTGAGGATCAGTATTTTCAAATTATGCAAATTGGTTTGCGCTACTAAAATACAAAACTAAATTTTACAGATAGCCTGCTGTTCCATTCCGGAAATGTGGAACACCGAAAATGAACATCACTTTGATTATCAGCTATTTGGAAAATAAAATGGAACAGATTGGAACATCCCTGTTATTTAGTTAAATCACGTAAAAACCTATTAAACAGCACTTTATATAGATTTGTAATTTTTCCGGAAATTATGGTGGAACAGGTTTTTCGAACAGGCTTGAAACAAGCTTTTACTCTTTTCACCTTTCCAAACCTGCCGACTAATACAACCGAAATCAAAAAGACCGCATCCGAAATTATTGTATATTGCCGCACTAATCGACCAAAAATGAAAAGACGCTCATTTGTGAAAACGACCTTAATTAGCGGTGCAGCCGCAAGTATTATTCCTTCTGTAACCAAAGCCACTGACGCTACTGAACTGGCCGGTCGCGGTACCGACTTTTATGAACTGCGTACCTATACTTTGAAGAACGAAACGCAGCAAAAACTGGTGGAGGACTACCTTGAGCATGCCGCAATACCAGCCATGAACCGCAATGGCGTTACCAAAGTTGGTGTGTTCACCGAGCTAAAGCCGGAAGGCCAAACAAAAATTTACGTATTAACGGTATTCACCAGCCTCGATCAAATGGAATTGGTTGCTGAAAAAACCGAAAAGGATGAAGCTTTTAAAACCAAGGCGGCGGCTTACCTCAATGCTCCGGCATCGGCTCCAGCTTACGAACGTATAGAAAGCTCATTGATGAAGGCTTTTAAACACAGTCCTAATTTAGCCGTACCAGAAAAAGCGCCTCGCATTTTTGAATTAAGACAATACCAGAGCGCCAGCGAAGCTGCCGGTAAAAAGAAAATTGAGATGTTCAACGACCAGGGAGAGATTGACATTTTTAAACGACTGGGCTTTAAGCCGGTATTCTGGGGTGAAACCATCATCGGTCCGCTGCGGCCCAACCTAACCTATATGGTAACTTTTGACGACCTTGACGCAAAAAATGCGCACTGGAAAGCTTTTGGAGGTGATCCACAATGGAAAAAGATCAGCACCGTTCCAGAATATGCCGACGCGCTGTTGGTAAACAAGATCACTTCTACCCTGCTGGTGCCTACTGCTTACTCGCAGATATAAGTTTTGCAAGCCGGCGGCATTCGGGGTGAATTTACTTCGACTCTTTGAGATCTTGTCGCAGATTAACTCACCCCCTGCCCCCTCTCTGCTCCGCAAAGAGGGGAAACATGATTTTGATACAATTTTTACCTTCTTTCCGCGTAGCGGAGAGAGGGTCGAACAGCGATAGCGCATTCGGGGTGAGTCCGGCTGCCCCTTTGAGATCTTGTCGTAGGTTAACTCACCCCCTACCCCCTCTCTGCTCCGCAAAGAGGGGGGTTATGGCGATATTGGATTTGGAGTGCGTAAATTGCGACGAGGTTCTAAAATATCCCAAAATAGCGACACAAGTTTTGAAGGCGGTTCAATCGTATTTTTACATGTCCGCGGCATATTGCCATGGTAATTTTGGTAAATTTGCAGCTTTTAAAAAAGACGATAATTTATGCAAGAGCCATTTGACGTTTTGGTGGGTGGAGTAGTTTATTCTGTTTTCCCCGAAGAAGATAACGTATATACCATTTTTAAAGCCGGCACCGAGTTTGGCAAAATAGAGAAAGACACTGAAAACTTATGGCTAAAACTGGATCCCGATACAGAAACGCCCATGTTTGATAACGACGAGGAAACCAACCGCATTGGCCAGGCGATCACCGCTTACGTGCCCGAAGAGGATGACGAAGATGAAGACGATGATTTAGAATAGCACCTTCCTTCTCTCTTAACATTTTCCGCTTAGCTGCAAACGATATTATATTGCAACTGTTTAATAACCAGCCCCAAGGATTTCAATAATAGCGTTCCCGTTATATAGACTGATTCTTTTTAGCAGTTTAGGTAGCTGAATGGCCGCATTATTGGTAACTTGAATTCGCAAATCTAATTCCAATATTTATGTCCGAAAAAAAGCCGGAAACAGTCGCTGAGAGCGAGTGCCTTTCAAATGGAACGCGTCGAGATTTTATCAAGCAAACATCAATTATTACAGCGGCAGCCTTAACGCCCGCCACGGTTGTGCAAGCAGCTACGGGCCATATGGACGAGCAGTTAGCAGCCGTATTTGAAAAAATGCCGCTAAAAATGGAAGTGAATGGCGTACAGCAAAATCTCTCTGTAGAGCCCCGTTCCACCCTGTTGGATATCCTGCGCGAACAGCTTGACCTTACCGGAACCAAAAAAGGCTGTGACCATGGCCAATGTGGGGCCTGCACCGTTCATGTGGACGGGCAACGGGTAAACGCCTGCCTTACACTGGGGCTTATGGTAAACGGCAAAAAAGTAACTACTATAGAGGGACTGGCCAAAGGCGAAGAATTGCACCCTATGCAGGAAGCTTTTCTGAAACATGATGGTTTCCAGTGCGGATATTGCACACCGGGACAAATCATGTCGGCAGTGGCTTGTATCCGCGAGGGGCATGCCAATTCAGAAGGCGAAATAAGGGAATACATGAGCGGGAATTTATGCCGCTGTGGTGCTTACCCAAATATTGTAAATGCTATCCAGGAAGTTAAACAGGGAGGGTTAACCGTATGAAACAGTTCCAATTTTTACAACCAGGCACACAAAGCGCGGTGCTCGATGCTATCGTAAAACCGGGTGTGAAGATCATAGCCGGTGGTACCAACCTGGTAGACCTGATGAAACGCGGCGTTACCGCACCGGATAAACTGGTAGATATTAACCGGCTTCCTTTAAAAAGCATTAATACCATAGTTAACGGCTTGCATATCGGTACACTGGCGCTCAACAGCGAGGTAGCTGACAACACGCTGGTCACTACCAAACATCCGCTTTTAAGCATGGCCTTAAAAGCAGGTGCATCGCCGCAATTACGCAATATGGCAACCTTAGGTGGCAATATGATGCAGCGTACCCGCTGTGCTTACTTTTATGATACTGCAATGCCCTGCAATAAGCGCCAGCCTGGCACAGGCTGTGGTGCCATGGGTGGCTACAACCGTATGCATGCTATTTTTGGGACCAGTCCGCAATGTATAGCTGTACACCCAAGCGATATGTGTGTTGCCCTTGCTGCGCTGGATGCGGTAGTGATCATTAAAGGCAAGGCCGGTGAACGGCGTATGCCATTCACCTCCTTCCATCGCCTGCCGGATGCCAACCCCGAAAAAGATAATCAACTGGCACCTGGAGAAATGATCATTGGTGTAGATATACCTGATAACAATTTCGCAAAAAACAGCTATTATCTTAAAGTGCGGGACCGGCAATCTTACGCTTTCGCGCTGATCTCCGTTGCGGCGGCTTTAGAACTGGAAAACGGGGTCATTAAAAAGGCCCGCCTCGCAATGGGCGGAGTGGCCCATAAACCCTGGCGCTTATTTGATGCCGAAAAAGCCCTGGTAGGAAAAGCACCTACCGAAGAAAACTTTGCAGCTGCAGCTAAAATAGCCATGCAAGGCGCAAAAGGGCGCGAACATAATGCATTTAAATTAAAACTTGCCCCGGCTACTATTACCGAGGCTTTAAAACATGCGGGAGGCTTAGTATAACATGGAACAGGAATTAATTACAGCCATCCCTTCATCAGCCGATGGCATGAGCCGGGTAGATGGCCGCGCAAAAGTTACCGGTGCCGCCAAATATTCAGCAGAATACAAACTGCCGGGAATGACCTACGCCGTGCTGGTAGGCAGTACCATTACTAAAGGCTCTATTGCCAGTATAGACACCGTTGCCGCTCAAAAAGCACCTGGCGTGCTGGCAGTTGTCACTTATTTAAATTCGCCAAAGGTACCGGGCTTTCAAACCACCAAACCCAAAAAGCCAAATGCAAAAATTGGATCGCTTAAAGTATTTATAGATAACCAGGTACTTTTTAACGGCCACCCTATTGCCATGGTGGTTGCCGATACTTTTGAACGTGCCCAATATGGCGCATCGCTGGTAAAAGCCACTTATAATAAAGTAGCACATGACACCAAACCGCCTGCCGGTATGGACAGAGGCGAACAGCCCAAAGCTGTTGGCAAAGATTATGTACGCGGAACAGCAGATGCCTGGCAAACTGCCCCGGTAAAGCTGGAGCAGGAGTACATTATCCCTACAGAAGTGCATAATCCTATGGAGCTGCACGCTATTATTGCCCGCTGGGATGCGGCTGACAAACTCACCGTATGGGATAAAACCCAGGGCGTAAAAGCCACAAGCGGTGATATTGCCAAAGCTTTTGGGTTAAAACCAGAAAACGTGCAGGTGAATTCACAATTTGTAGGCGGTGCGTTCGGCAGCGCCTTACAGGTTTGGCCACACGAAATTGCCGCAATATTAGGTGCAATGGTAGTTAAACGCCCGGTAAAACTGGTGCTTAGCAGGCCGGATATGTTTACATCGGTAGGCTATCGCCCACATACCTGGCAAAAAATCGGGATTGGTGCTACAAAAGATGGTACACTGGTAGGCATAACGCATGAGGCCGCCGGGCAAACTTCCACATACGAGGATTTTTCTGAAGAGCCCATCAACTCTACCAAAGAATTATACGCCTGCGCTAATGTAAACACCAGTTACAAGCTGGTATCGGTAGATGTGAATACCCCAACGTGGATGCGCGGGCCGGGCCATGCTACCGGGGCGTTTGCCCTGGAATCTGCACTGGATGAATTATCTTACGCCTTGCGGATGGACCCAATAGAACTTAGACTAAAGAATTACGCCAAAACCGACCCGGATAGCAAAAAGGAGTTCTCCAGTAAATACCTGGATGAAGCCTACGCGATGGGAGCCAAACAAATTGGCTGGGCGGAGCGCAAAGCAGAAGCTGGTTCCGAAATGCAAAACGGCTGGCGGGTTGGCTATGGTATGGGCGGCGGCATGTTTGGAGCTTACCGTGATACTGCAGTGGTAAGAGCTGTATTTAAAGGCGACGGCACGTTGACACTGCAAACTGCTGTCAGCGATATTGGCCCGGGAACCGGTACTGCGGCAGTGGCCATAGCTGCAGAACAAATGAATATTGCCCCGGAAAAAATCAAATTTGAAATGGGCGATTCATCATTGCCCTATGCACCTATGCAGGGCGGATCTTCCATCACCTCAACCGTAGGCTCGGCTGTTTTTGATGCCTGTACGGTTTTGAAGGAAAAATTCCAGCAATTATTAGGCGCTGGTGGCACTGATAAACCTGATTATGTAAAGATTCTGAAGGATAAAAATCTGCCATCGCTGGAGGTGCTTACCAAATCACAAGGCGGTCCAAACAATCAAAAGTACTCTATGCAATCGTGGTCGGTGCATTTTGTTAAAGTACTGGTGCACCCAACTACCGGTGTGGTTAAAGTGGATAAAGTAGTTTGCGTTGCCGATTCGGGTAAAATCATTAGCCCTAAAACGGCCCGCAGCCAGGTTGTTGGCGGGGCAATTGGCGGTATTGGTATGGCATTGATGGAAGAAGGTGTGATCGATCATCGTTATGGCCGTTATGTAAACAACAATTTTGCCGATTACCACATCGCTGTAAGTGCAGATATTCCGCAAATTGAGGCCATGTTCGTCAACAAACCAGATCCGTATATCAATCCCATCGGTGCAAAAGGTATGGGGGAAATTGCGCTGATCGGTATGGCAGCGGCCGTTGCAAATGCAGTGTACAACGCAACAGGTAAACGGGTTCGCAATTTGCCTATCACGCCAGACAAACTTATATAATACAACCGTGTTACACTTCGGATGAAGGAGATCATAGATATAGTTGCAGCATACGATAAAGCTGCAAAGCAGGGCAAAGAAACGGCGCTGGCCACCGTAGTTTTGGTAGAGGGATCTGCCTATCGGCGCGCTGGTGCCCGCATGCTCATTACCGAAGACGGACAGCTTACCGGTGCCATAAGCGGCGGCTGCCTGGAAGGCGACGCTTTGCGTAAAGCCCGGTTGGTTATTTTGCAGCAGGAGCCAATGCTGGTTACTTATGATACCATGGATGATGACGATGCCAAACTGGGCGTTGGCCTGGGCTGCAACGGCATCATCCATATCCTGATAGAGCCTATCAGCGAAGACGCCAATAACCCGATCGCGTTTTTGAAAGCTGTTATCAGCAATCGTAAAAATGCGGTGCTGGTTACCTTATTCTCTTTGGCAAACCGCAAGGCGGCGCAACCCGGAACCTGCCTGTGCTTAACCGGCGAAGTATTGCTAGAGAACCGTATGGAGCATTACAGCCACCGGGACAACCTGATGGACGATACCAAAGCCGTGTATACATCTGGTCGGTCTGAAAATAAAACTTACCCGGGTGATATTGCCTATACCGCATTCATCGAGCTTGTAAAGCCTCAAATTGCATTGGTAATTATTGGGGCGGGTAATGATGCCATGCCGCTTGCCCAATTAGCAGGTGTTTTGGGTTGGGATGTTACGGTTATAGATGGCAGACCTAATTATGCCTTGCCGGAACGTTTCCCATCTGCACAAAAGGTGATTGTTGCCAGGCCCGAACAAGCTTTAGCCCACCTGTTTATAGATACTAACACCGCCTTTGTACTGATGACGCATAATTTCCTGTACGAGATGGCTTTGTTAAAGGACTTACTCCCTCTTAACCCCTCCTATCTCGGCATCCTGGGCCCCAAAAAGAAACTGCTGAGAATGCTGGATGAATTGGCGGACCAGGGTGTAACAGTATCCGATGAACAAATGACCAGGATCTTTGGTCCGGTCGGTTTGGATATAGGCTCGGAAGGGGCAGAAGAGATTGCCCTATCAGTAATGGCAGAAATAAAGGCGGTGCTATCAGCCCGTAAAGGCTATTCGTTAAAATATAAGCCGGTGCCTATTCATGCGCCACAGCCAATCGCCGTTAACAACTAGTATGGCGGGCCTGATCATTCTCGCTGCCGGCGCTTCAAGGCGGCTCGGGAAGCCGAAACAAAACCTGATCTACAAAGGAGAGACCCTATTGCAGCGGGCCGTCAACACCGCGATTGCGTCCGAATGCAGCCCGGTGGTGTTGGTATTAGGGGCAAATGCAGATGCGATTGAATCAACTCTTGTTCCCGGTAAGTTTACGATAGTTATTAATCCGGATTGGCAAAGCGGTATGGCATCATCCGTAAAACTCGGGATTAACGAAATTGCCAAAGATAAGACGATTGATGCTGCGGTCATTATGCTTTGCGATCAGCCGTTTGTTACTCCGGAACTGATTAATTCACTTCTTCACTACAGAGGAACAACTGGTAAAACCATCATTGGTTCGGCTTACAAAAACACGGTGGGAGTGCCTGCTTTATTTGACCGTTCGGTTTTTAACAAACTGGAAGAATTGCAGGGTGATGAGGGCGCCAGGCTGCTACTCAAAAACCAGGCACAGGATGTTTTCGCTGTTAAATTTGACGAAGGCATAATCGATATCGATACGGCTGAAGATTATAGCCAGCTGGATACGGATTAATTTAGGATCATTTTGAGGGGCTGTTAGACGAAGTTGGACTCACCCCGGGTTCACTAACGCTGCCCGACCCTCTCTGCTACGCAAAGAGGGTGAAGAAATTGTTCGCTCGAAGTTGGACTCACCCCGGGTTCGCTAGCGCTGCCCGACCCTCTCTGCTACGCAAAGAGGGTGGAGAGATTTTCATATTCAACAGAGGATTACCTGAAAACGCTTCGCAGATTGGTCCGCAATGCTTCGCGAAGAGGGTAGAAATTTAAGCATCTTACAGCCGCCGCGTATGCCCCCATTTTGGGAGCTGGCTCCTATTTCATAATGGTTACCGCACCGGATCTTACACCCTGGCTGTGTTTTAAATCGATAACATAGTAGTATACATCTGCTTGTAATGTGCGCCCGTTTAGGGTACCATCCCATGGGGTGCCGTAACCAACAGAGGAGAATATCATTTGCCCGCCGCGATTAAAGATCTTAACGGTACAATCAGGGAAGAGGTTTATATTGGGGATCACCCAGTAGTCGTTGACCCCATCCCCGTTTGGCGTAACTACACTTGGAAGGATTGCTGCAAGCACGGCTTTGCTGATGGCTACGGTGTAGGTTTGCGTTGTTACGCCATCGGCTGCCGTAACAACAATTGGTATTACCGGGTTAGTACCCGGCGCCAAAATGATCTCATCTGATGAGGACCCGCTTAATACTTCTGTTCCGTTGATTTTGATAGTAGCTCCGCCATTAGTGGTAATACCTGTTACAGTAACGGATTGCGTATTGGCATCAACAGTAACAACATAGTTTGTAGTAGTTGGGCTGAATGACGGACTGAGCTGCCCCGAGCTGGTTCTTAACGAAATTAGCGTTGCGTCTGTGGATACCGGAGGTGCCGCACGAATCACTTTTACCTGATAAGATTTGCTTTGCGCGCCACTGGCCGATGTTACGGTGACGGTTACCAGTGTTGATGCGGAGTTGATCGTAACGGAACCCGAAGCAATACCGTTTTGTGCGGCTGATCCGTTAATTTTTAAGCCAGCCCCCGGGTCGCTTGCTGTTGCAGTGACAGTTGTTTTAAACACATTATAAGGGACATGCAACTCATAGTTCAGATTCCCGGAAGTAAAGGCCGGGGTAAAGTTTCCTGCGCTTAGTACCAGGTTCGCAAGATCTGCATTGTCCGATAGTGTTCGAAAAATGTTTACTACATAAGTTTGAATCGTACCATCGGCTGCGGTTACTTTAACATTAAACGGATTAGCGCCTTGTTTAAGCGTTAGCGCCTGCGATACATTACCGCTTACAACCGCCTGCCCATTCACCTGTATCGTGGCACCTGCATCATTTGCCGTAGGCTTTAAAGTAGCAGTAGCTATCGAATTATCTACTGTGATC
It encodes the following:
- a CDS encoding NIPSNAP family containing protein, producing MKRRSFVKTTLISGAAASIIPSVTKATDATELAGRGTDFYELRTYTLKNETQQKLVEDYLEHAAIPAMNRNGVTKVGVFTELKPEGQTKIYVLTVFTSLDQMELVAEKTEKDEAFKTKAAAYLNAPASAPAYERIESSLMKAFKHSPNLAVPEKAPRIFELRQYQSASEAAGKKKIEMFNDQGEIDIFKRLGFKPVFWGETIIGPLRPNLTYMVTFDDLDAKNAHWKAFGGDPQWKKISTVPEYADALLVNKITSTLLVPTAYSQI
- a CDS encoding 2Fe-2S ferredoxin, giving the protein MSEKKPETVAESECLSNGTRRDFIKQTSIITAAALTPATVVQAATGHMDEQLAAVFEKMPLKMEVNGVQQNLSVEPRSTLLDILREQLDLTGTKKGCDHGQCGACTVHVDGQRVNACLTLGLMVNGKKVTTIEGLAKGEELHPMQEAFLKHDGFQCGYCTPGQIMSAVACIREGHANSEGEIREYMSGNLCRCGAYPNIVNAIQEVKQGGLTV
- a CDS encoding FAD-binding molybdopterin dehydrogenase, giving the protein MKQFQFLQPGTQSAVLDAIVKPGVKIIAGGTNLVDLMKRGVTAPDKLVDINRLPLKSINTIVNGLHIGTLALNSEVADNTLVTTKHPLLSMALKAGASPQLRNMATLGGNMMQRTRCAYFYDTAMPCNKRQPGTGCGAMGGYNRMHAIFGTSPQCIAVHPSDMCVALAALDAVVIIKGKAGERRMPFTSFHRLPDANPEKDNQLAPGEMIIGVDIPDNNFAKNSYYLKVRDRQSYAFALISVAAALELENGVIKKARLAMGGVAHKPWRLFDAEKALVGKAPTEENFAAAAKIAMQGAKGREHNAFKLKLAPATITEALKHAGGLV
- a CDS encoding aldehyde oxidase, producing MEQELITAIPSSADGMSRVDGRAKVTGAAKYSAEYKLPGMTYAVLVGSTITKGSIASIDTVAAQKAPGVLAVVTYLNSPKVPGFQTTKPKKPNAKIGSLKVFIDNQVLFNGHPIAMVVADTFERAQYGASLVKATYNKVAHDTKPPAGMDRGEQPKAVGKDYVRGTADAWQTAPVKLEQEYIIPTEVHNPMELHAIIARWDAADKLTVWDKTQGVKATSGDIAKAFGLKPENVQVNSQFVGGAFGSALQVWPHEIAAILGAMVVKRPVKLVLSRPDMFTSVGYRPHTWQKIGIGATKDGTLVGITHEAAGQTSTYEDFSEEPINSTKELYACANVNTSYKLVSVDVNTPTWMRGPGHATGAFALESALDELSYALRMDPIELRLKNYAKTDPDSKKEFSSKYLDEAYAMGAKQIGWAERKAEAGSEMQNGWRVGYGMGGGMFGAYRDTAVVRAVFKGDGTLTLQTAVSDIGPGTGTAAVAIAAEQMNIAPEKIKFEMGDSSLPYAPMQGGSSITSTVGSAVFDACTVLKEKFQQLLGAGGTDKPDYVKILKDKNLPSLEVLTKSQGGPNNQKYSMQSWSVHFVKVLVHPTTGVVKVDKVVCVADSGKIISPKTARSQVVGGAIGGIGMALMEEGVIDHRYGRYVNNNFADYHIAVSADIPQIEAMFVNKPDPYINPIGAKGMGEIALIGMAAAVANAVYNATGKRVRNLPITPDKLI
- a CDS encoding alanine dehydrogenase, with the translated sequence MKEIIDIVAAYDKAAKQGKETALATVVLVEGSAYRRAGARMLITEDGQLTGAISGGCLEGDALRKARLVILQQEPMLVTYDTMDDDDAKLGVGLGCNGIIHILIEPISEDANNPIAFLKAVISNRKNAVLVTLFSLANRKAAQPGTCLCLTGEVLLENRMEHYSHRDNLMDDTKAVYTSGRSENKTYPGDIAYTAFIELVKPQIALVIIGAGNDAMPLAQLAGVLGWDVTVIDGRPNYALPERFPSAQKVIVARPEQALAHLFIDTNTAFVLMTHNFLYEMALLKDLLPLNPSYLGILGPKKKLLRMLDELADQGVTVSDEQMTRIFGPVGLDIGSEGAEEIALSVMAEIKAVLSARKGYSLKYKPVPIHAPQPIAVNN